The Drechmeria coniospora strain ARSEF 6962 chromosome 02, whole genome shotgun sequence genome has a segment encoding these proteins:
- a CDS encoding Pyruvate kinase gives MAAPTRSRSFSHMASTQQDHLDVGGRINWLASLDTAYSPERNYRRSSIICTIGPKTNSVEAINRLRDAGLNVVRMNFSHGSYEYHQSVIDNARKAVDTHPGRPVAIALDTKGPEIRTGNTKNDEDLPIAVGKVLNITTDDKYATSCDTDNMYVDYKNITKVIQPGRIIYVDDGVLAFDVLSIKDEKTIEVRARNNGFISSRKGVNLPNTDVDLPALSEKDKADLKFGVKNKVDMIFASFIRRAQDIKDIRAVLGDEGKQIQIIAKIENRQGLNNFKEILDETDGVMVARGDLGIEIPAAEVFAAQKKLIAMCNIAGKPVICATQMLESMIKNPRPTRAEISDVGNAITDGADCVMLSGETAKGSYPVEAVREMHEACLKAENSIPYVSHFEELCTLVKRPVRTVESCAMAAVRASLDLTAGGIIVLSTSGESARLLSKYRPVCPIFMVTRNATTSRFTHLYRGVYPFLFPEAKPDFDKVNWQEDVDRRIKWAVNHALELGTLTVGDTVVVVQGWKGGMGNTNTLRIVQADPMSLGIGHASHDDPSATASAAIFEMSLIPYHPREGREIVLRHHNSIVVRDPSSRRLEIRRTECPTCHQPLGRSSSPDRSYEQQYDLNHEYVNPDYFRMLRSENHSFVTDNGPSSPIRRFARPALASESSTRSTPAPDAVDDDAEFISTASGAGKFEGSRIRRNAFSPNYFKTFFVEETVLGRGGKGVVLLVRHQIDGCQLGHFACKRVPVGDDHAWLEKVLIEVELLAKLSHPNLVSYRHAWLEDVKLSRFGPSVACAFILQQYCNGGDLHQYLVGGAARETTKEELKAQMRRRSKGQAEPPRNLVQRPQLLFEDIYSLFKDITSGVAHLHENNYVHRDLKPSNCLLHKVGGKMTCLISDFGEVQPENAVRKSTGSTGTISYCAPEVLQMDSNGRYGNFTTKSDMFSLGMILYFMCFGRLPYHGANAIQEELEDIEQLRAEITSWKGFQDERRERPDLPPRLYRLLKRLLALDPVERPSASEVLLAMRSETNFDGFTRGGGVLNPTSSLRGNRVQHLDSPVPSVEPVLEPLNDQRRNYSPSTDKATSWSETSDVGVSHPPNGNASALSQSGLSQRRRYIAVDAQENHHIPQEVSDMDKRSRAESNRPFSPPLLMAPPRSRAEELQYQTEVALHRVSSLVGLRQGWLAYVGRLSLFLVKLATLGRPCWPYVARLEVSVPLIFVAALDLGMPSSTVIPAGAMHRHAGTEAMDRLFSFTGLGKSAMLLAFHFAVLLVAYRWEALCVVASQDAWAGWHGNDS, from the exons ATGGCCGCCCCAACTCGCTCGCGCTCATTTAGCCACATGGCCAGCACTCAGCAGGACCATCTCGATGTCGGAGGCCGTATCAACTGGCTGGCCTCTCTCGACACCGCCTACAGCCCCGAGCGCAACTATCGTCGCTCATCCATCATCTGCACCATCGGCCCCAAGACCAACTcggtcgaggccatcaaTCGACTGCGCGATGCGGGCCTTAACGTCGTCCGCATGAACTTTTCACACGGTTCCTACGAGTACCACCAGTCCGTCATTGACAATGCCCGCAAGGCTGTCGATACACACCCCGGCCGccccgtcgccatcgccctcgacACCAAGGGCCCCGAGATCCGCACCGGAAACACCAAGAACGATGAGGATCTCCCCATCGCCGTTGGCAAGGTCTTGAACATCACCACCGATGACAAGTACGCCACGTCGTGCGACACCGACAACAT GTATGTCGACTACAAGAACATCACAAAGGTCATCCAGCCTGGCCGCATCATctacgtcgacgacggtgttCTCGCCTTTGACGTGCTCAGCATCAAGGACGAGAAGACGATCGAGGTCCGCGCTCGCAACAACGGTTTCATCTCCTCGCGCAAGGGTGTCAACCTGCCCAACACCGACGTTGATCTTCCCGCCCTCTCGGAAAAGGACAAGGCCGATCTCAAGTTTGGCGTCAAGAACAAGGTGGACATGATCTTCGCGTCCTTCATTCGCCGCGCACAAGACATCAAGGACATCCGTGCCGTTCTCGGTGACGAGGGCAAGCAGATCCAGATCATTGCCAAGATCGAGAACCGCCAGGGCCTGAACAACTTCAAGGAGATTCTGGACGAAACCGACGGCGTCATGGTTGCCCGCGGCGATCTGGGCATCGAGatccccgccgccgaggtgtTTGCCGCCCAAAAGAAGCTCATCGCCATGTGCAACATTGCCGGCAAGCCTGTCATCTGTGCCACGCAGATGCTCGAGTCCATGATCAAGAACCCCCGACCCACGCGGGCCGAGATCAGCGATGTCGGCAACGCCATcaccgacggtgccgactGCGTCATGCTCTCGGGTGAGACGGCCAAGGGAAGCTaccccgtcgaggccgtccgcGAGATGCACGAGGCTTGCCTCAAGGCCGAGAACTCGATCCCTTACGTTTCCCACTTTGAGGAGCTATGCACCTTGGTCAAGCGTCCCGTTCGAACGGTTGAGTCGTGCGCCATGGCCGCAGTTCGTGCGTCCCTCGACctcaccgccggcggcatcattGTACTGTCCACGTCGGGCGAGTCGGCCCGGCTGCTCTCCAAGTACCGCCCGGTCTGCCCCATCTTCATGGTGACTCGAAATGCCACGACCTCGCGTTTCACTCACCTGTACCGTGGTGTATACCCCTTCCTCTTCCCCGAGGCCAAGCCAGATTTCGACAAGGTCAACTGGCAAGAAGACGTCGACAGGCGCATCAAGTGGGCCGTCAACCACGCTCTGGAGCTCGGAACCCTGACCGTCGGCGACaccgttgtcgtcgtccaggGCTGGAAGGGCGGCATGGGCAACACCAACACGCTGCGAATCGTCCAGGCGGACCCCATGAGTCTGGGCATTGGACA TGCCTCCCACGATGACCCTTCTGCCACTGCATCTGCCGCCATATTCGAAATGTCGCTGATACCTTATCACCCTCGCGAGGGCCGCGAGATCGTTCT CCGCCATCATAATTCCATCGTTGTTCGCGACCCATCCTCTCGCCGTCTTGAGATTCGCCGCACGGAGTGTCCAACTTGCCACCAGCCTCTTGGtcgctcgtcatcgcccgATCGATCATACGAACAGCAATACGACCTGAATCACGAATACGTCAATCCGGATTACTTTCGTATGCTGCGTTCCGAAAACCACAGTTTCGTCACAGACAATGGTCCGTCAAGCCCCATCAGGAGGTTTGCTCGGCCTGCCCTCGCTAGCGAGTCCTCCACCCGCTCGACACCAGctcccgacgccgtcgacgacgatgccgagttCATCTCCACCGCGTCAGGGGCTGGAAAGTTCGAGGGTAGCAGAATACGGAGAAACGCGTTCAGCCCCAACTATTTCAAGACCTTCTTCGTGGAGGAGACGGTCTTGGGGAGAGGCGGCAAAGGCGTCGTGCTGCTTGTGAGGCACCAGATTGATGGCTGTCAGCTGGGCCATTTCGCCTGCAAAAGAGTCCCTGTTGGGGACGATCACGCCTGGCTCGAAAAGGTGCTCATCGAAGTCGAGCTCCTTGCGAAATTGTCCCACCCGAACCTGGTATCCTACCGACACGCCTGGCTCGAGGACGTGAAGCTGAGCAGGTTCGGACCCAGCGTCGCGTGCGCTTTCATACTTCAGCAGTATTGCAATGGTGGTGACCTCCACCAATACCTGGTTGGTGGAGCAGCGAGAGAAACCACCAaggaggagctcaaggcccAGATGCGTCGCCGATCCAAGGGCCAAGCTGAGCCACCACGGAACCTCGTGCAGCGACCCCAGCTTCTCTTCGAGGACATTTATTCACTCTTCAAAGACATCACCTCCGGTGTCGCCCACCTACACGAGAACAACTATGTCCACCGCGATCTCAAACCGAGCAATTGTCTCCTGCACAAGGTAGGCGGCAAGATGACTTGTCTCATCAGTGATTTTGGAGAAGTGCAACCTGAAAATGCGGTGCGCAAGTCAACCGGATCAACCGGCACCATCTCCTACTGTGCCCCGGAAGTACTTCAGATGGACTCCAATGGACGTTATGGAAACTTTACTACCAAATCGGACATGTTCTCCCTGGGCATGATCTTGTACTTTATGTGTTTTGGTAGGCTGCCGTACCACGGAGCGAACGCCATACAGGAGGAGCTGGAAGACATCGAGCAGCTTCGCGCTGAAATAACAAGCTGGAAAGGATTCCAAGACGAGCGACGAGAACGACCGGACTTGCCGCCAAGGCTATACAGATTGCTTAAGAGGCTTCTCGCCTTGGATCCTGTGGAGCGTCCTAGCGCAAGTGAAGTATTGCTTGCCATGAGAAGCGAGACCAATTTTGACGGTTTCACTAGAGGTGGTGGAGTGTTGAATCCCACTTCTTCTCTGCGAGGAAACCGGGTGCAACACCTGGACTCCCCTGTCCCCTCTGTTGAACCAGTGCTTG AGCCACTCAATGATCAGCGTCGGAATTACTCTCCTTCGACTGACAAGGCCACTTCTTGGTCTGAAACGAGTGATGTCGGTGTCTCGCATCCACCAAACGGCAACGCTTCCGCTCTGTCACAGTCTGGCCTTTCGCAGCGGCGTAGATACATCGCAGTAGATGCCCAAGAAAACCATCACATTCCCCAGGAAGTCTCGGACATGGACAAAAGGTCGAGGGCAGAAAGTAACCGGCCGTTCAGCCCACCACTTCTTATGGCACCCCCTCGCTCAAGGGCGGAAGAGCTCCAGTACCAAACCGAGGTTGCCCTCCATCGTGTTTCCTCCCTCGTGGGACTTAGGCAAGGATGGTTGGCTTATGTCGGCCGCTTAAGTCTCTTCCTTGTCAAGCTCGCTACTCTCGGACGACCGTGCTGGCCTTACGTTGCTCGCCTCGAAGTGAGCGTGCCCTTGATTTTTGTTGCCGCCTTGGACCTTGGGATGCCATCTTCCACAGTCATCCCTGCCGGCGCGATGCATAGGCATGCTGGCACTGAAGCTATGGATCGACTTTTCTCCTTCACAGGACTTGGGAAAAGCGCAATGCTATTGGCGTTTCATTTTGCTGTCCTTTTGGTTGCTTACCGGTGGGAGGCGTTGTGTGTGGTAGCATCTCAAGATGCATGGGCCGGCTGGCATGGTAACGACTCCTGA
- a CDS encoding duf1748 domain containing protein, which translates to MVVGRLTHYAFDAVLISAFLAGMKRSTGLTPSFKTEKVAGDNKEASKWIDKYLGVGEWVMDQSVAIAGSSGFFERTR; encoded by the exons ATGGTG GTCGGACGATTGACGCACTACGCCTTCGACGCCGTTCTCA TCTCTGCGTTTCTTGCAGGAATGAAACGTTCGACAGGCCTAAC gcctagtttCAAGACCGAGAAAGTCGCCGGCGATAACAAGGAAGCATCAAAGTGGATCGATAAATATCTCGGTGTCGGCGAGTGGGTAATGGATCAGTCGGTTGCCATCGCCGGCTCCAGCGGCTTCTTTGAGCGGACGCGATGA
- a CDS encoding WD domain containing protein yields MSQPQQLPPTRRPVRSGPYGGAAAVPGGDQQDELHMAAAMPTSPNAPGRQQVPPPSSRAFDYTPQTKHEHHQHAQQGAIPNALQPGSLVSRPPVLSANTAPTLPTIHTSMPPAAASHQQAQQQKSPTSNEYGQTPTKSSLAMPHTHSYSRSSPAAGYDAPPSSSYHTYTPTTSSGSSSQFMSPVDIAKYNVPGSQRNLSNTPLGLADIRPRADSRLSDGAPGAAHDLANARPSPSNYLAPWAVYAFDWCKWRPQGNSAGKLAVGSYLEDGHNFIQILDSHVVPAPQDVYTPGTSKYSLDFTKVAEATHSYPVTRLLWEPPSSQKQSTDLLATSGDHLRLWSLPSDTPANPSNTITRGARDAATTKLTPLALLSNSKTPDHTAPLTSLDWNTISPSLIITSSIDTTCTIWDIPSLTAKTQLIAHDKEVYDVRFCANSVDVFVSCGQDGSVRMFDLRSLEHSTIIYEPTGKEEKDGGGACASPTTAAQQSMAMPPPLLRLATSPHDTHLLATFAADSNIIRVLDVRQPGQALLELRGHTGAINCLEWSPLRRGTLASGGDDCQVLVWDLLTSGSATSGPSINGASQQDSHRSPVACWDCEYERRMARRQCRPWHLGYTIDVMDRAGESTMSKLRSGRDGRAVDEINRLMSCSSLSFGLECPPSLARTPGPANFGSSPKQGSTGDGLRRRVEQGQKVVYYDFHRLLEPE; encoded by the exons ATGAGCCAACCACAGCAGCTCCCTCCAACACGAAGGCCTGTCAGGTCAGGTCCGTACGGTGGCGCCGCGGCGGTTCCTGGCGGTGACCAGCAAGACGAGCTGcacatggcggcggccatgccgACGAGCCCCAATGCCCCCGGACGGCAGCAGGTACCGCCTCCATCGTCGCGAGCCTTCGACTACACCCCTCAGACCAAGCATGAGCACCATCAACATGCTCAGCAAGGCGCGATACCCAACGCCCTCCAACCGGGTAGCTTGGTGTCCCGCCCACCAGTCCTATCCGCCAACACGGCGCCAACCCTACCTACGATACACACATCCATGCCTCCAGCTGCCGCCTCTCACCAGCAGGCCCAGCAGCAAAAGTCGCCGACGTCAAACGAATACGGCCAGACTCCGACAAAGTCGTCGCTCGCGATGCCGCACACTCACTCGTACTCCCGGTCCAGCCCGGCCGCCGGATATGACGCCCCTCCCTCGTCTTCCTACCACACATACACGCCCACGACATCCAGCGGCTCCTCTTCTCAGTTCATGTCCCCGGTTGATATCGCAAAATACAACGTCCCAGGCTCGCAGCGCAACCTCTCCAACACGCCCCTGGGCCTTGCCGACATCCGGCCGCGTGCCGATTCGCGCTTGTCGGACGGCGCACCAGGTGCGGCGCACGACCTGGCCAACGCCCGACCGAGCCCGAGCAATTATCTGGCACCCTGGGCCGTCTACGCCTTCGATTGGTGCAAGTGGCGGCCTCAGGGCAACAGTGCTGGCAAGCTAGCCGTCGGTAGCTacctcgaggacggccatAATTTT ATTCAAATCCTCGACAGCCATGTCGTCCCGGCACCGCAAGACGTGTACACGCCTGGCACGTCCAAGTATAGTCTCGACTTCACCAAGGTTGCCGAAGCGACACACTCTTATCCCGTCACCCGGCTGTTGTGGGAACCTCCCTCGTCTCAGAAGCAGTCCACCGACCTCTTGGCTACCTCAGGCGACCATCTACGACTTTGGTCGCTCCCGTCAGACACCCCGGCGAACCCGAGCAATACCATCACCAGGGGTGCGCGAGACGCCGCGACCACCAAGCTCACGCCGCTCGCCTTGCTCTCCAACTCCAAGACCCCCGACCACACCGCACCGCTCACGTCGCTCGATTGGAACACCATTTCCCCCAGTCTCATCATCACCTCCAGCATCGATACGACCTGCACCATCTGGGACATCCCGTCCCTAACAGCCAAGACGCAGCTCATCGCGCATGACAAGGAAGTCTACGATGTACGGTTCTGCGCAAACAGCGTCGACGTCTTTGTGAGCTGCGGCCAGGATGGCAGCGTCCGCATGTTTGATCTGCGCAGTTTGGAGCATTCCACCATCATTTACGAGCCAACTGGCAAGGAGGAAAAGG ATGGCGGGGGGGCCTGCGCAAGCCCCACGACGGCCGCACAGCAGTCCATGGCGATGCCTCCACCCCTGCTCCGGCTGGCCACGTCTCCCCACGACACCCATCTCCTCGCAACATTTGCCGCCGATTCAAACATCATCCGAGTTCTGGATGTACGGCAGCCCGGTCAGGCACTGCTCGAGCTCCGAGGCCACACTGGCGCCATAAATTGTCTGGAGTGGTCGCCGCTGCGGCGAGGAACCCTCGCTTCGGGCGGCGATGATTGCCAGGTGCTTGTGTGGGATCTCCTGACCTCGGGCTCCGCCACGAGCGGACCGTCGATCAACGGCGCATCCCAGCAGGATAGCCACAGGAGTCCTGTGGCCTGCTGGGACTGCGAGTACGAG CGGCGAATGGCTCGGCGTCAGTGCCGGCCGTGGCATCTGGGGTACACGATTGATGTGATGGATCGTGCTGGAGAATCCACCATGTCCAAATTGCGGTCGGGCCGGGACGGCAGGGCCGTCGATGAGATCAACCGTCTCATGTCATGCAGCTCTCTTTCGTTTGGTCTTGAGTGCCCTCCCTCCCTGGCCAGGACCCCCGGACCTGCCAACTTTGGGTCTTCTCCCAAGCAGGGGAGTACCGGTGATGGCTTGCGCCGACGCGTTGAACAGGGCCAGAAGGTTGTCTACTACGATTTCCATCGGCTATTGGAACCCGAATGA
- a CDS encoding purine nucleoside permease — protein sequence MRLAHMLCVLAPILPRHVVAETIDGKVTPRVMIISMWTPESHVWHRRFHESRLGNLSSLAVPLPGLSMLFPHVFCTEDGRVCQATVGEGEINSAVSMTALVLAKAFDLRRTYFLIAGIAGVNPRLATIGSVALARFAVQVALQYEIDARSLPPDWPTGYIPYGRRHPLEYPCITYGTEVFEVSQRLRDISFELASRAVLSDEEGPRNYRARYAGIQDQFAMATRPPSVVKCDSATSDVYYSGTKLAQAFENTTRVWTNGTGVHCMSAQEDTATLEVLVRAAVEGLADFSRVILMRSGTCRCRRRPLPSPSCSRDHKGSNFDRPPPDMSDLQHLTGVDQNGMSIAVDNLFNAGIEIVKSIVGAWNCTFGRGVPPTNYIGDIFGSLGGHPDFGLGSITNGKVIAPAGKGGNLARLEMARRAKFASQMTMP from the exons ATGCGTCTCGCCCACATGCTCTGCGTTCTGGCCCCTATTCTGCCACGGCATGTCGTGGCGGAGACGATTGATGGCAAAGTAACCCCCCGGGTCATGATCATCTCCATG TGGACGCCCGAGTCGCACGTTTGGCACAGGCGCTTTCACGAGTCGAGGCTGGGCAATCTCAGCTCGCTCGCCGTGCCCCTTCCGGGCCTCTCCATGCTCTTCCCCCACGTCTTCTGCACGGAAGACGGACGTGTCTGCCAGGCGACGGTCGGCGAAGGGGAGATCAACTCGGCAGTCTCCATGACGGCCCTCGTGCTCGCCAAGGCTTTCGATCTTCGTCGGACGTACTTTctcatcgccggcatcgccggaGTGAATCCTCGACTGGCCACCATCGGCAGCGTCGCGCTGGCGCGTTTCGCCGTCCAGGTTGCTCTGCAGTACGAGATTGACGCCCGGTCGCTGCCGCCAGACTGGCCCACGGGATACATTCCCtacggccgccgccacccgctCGAGTACCCTTGCATCACCTACGGCACCGAGGTGTTTGAGGTCAGCCAACGGCTGCGGGACATTTCCTTTGAGCTCGCGAGCAGAGCCGTCttgtcggacgaggaggggccCCGCAACTATCGCGCCAGGTATGCAGGAATCCAGGATCAGttcgccatggccacgagGCCTCCGAGCGTCGTCAAGTGCGACAGCGCGACGAGCGACGTCTATTATTCGGGCACGAAGCTCGCCCAGGCGTTTGAGAACACCACCCGCGTTTGGACAAACGGCACGGGCGTCCACTGCATGAGCGCGCAGGAGGACACGGCCACGCTCGAGGTTCtcgtccgcgccgccgtcgaggggctCGCGGATTTCTCGAGGGTCATTCTCATGCGGTCAGGTAcgtgtcggtgccgtcgtcgaccgctgccgtcgccgtcgtgctcaCGAGACCACAAAGGTTCCAACTTTgaccggccgccgcccgacaTGTCGGATCTGCAGCACCTGACCGGCGTTGACCAAAACGGCATGTCCATTGCCGTCGACAACCTATTCAACGCCGGCATCGAGATCGTCAAGAGCATCGTCGGAGCGTGGAATTGCACCTTTGGGCGCGGAGTCCCGCCGACCAACTACATCGGCGACATATTCGGGAGTCTCGGCGGGCATCCAGATTTTGGCCTGGGCAGCATCACGAACGGCAAAGTGATTGCGCCGGCGGGTAAAGGCGGAAACTTGGCCAGGCTGGAGATGGCTCGTCGCGCAAAGTTTGCTTCGCAGATGACCATGCCGTAA